DNA from Megalopta genalis isolate 19385.01 chromosome 15, iyMegGena1_principal, whole genome shotgun sequence:
gattatttcagccttctcttcgcaaattgtccgtttttgtgtacGAGCTGAGAATCGATTATGGAAAATGATTCGAATCGTAAATACtaaaatacagcaaattctccgtaATCTACGCTcggtttggaaacaaaaatggacaatctgggaagaggagatacgattatttcagccTTCTTTTCTCAAATTGCCTATTTTTATGTACGAGCTGAGAGTCGATTATGGAAAATGATTCGAATCGTAAAtactaaaatacagtaaattctccgtaatcgacgctcagtttggaaacaaaagtggacaatctgggaagaggagatacgattatttcagccTTCTTTTCctaaattatacatttttgtgTACGAGCTGAGAGtccgattagggagaattataTACTAGCTCTAGAGAATACTATACTTGGACACTAATACTCTAATAATGAACATCGTATTCGAAGAACCACCGTGACATTGTTAACGAACATTCTATCggtcgaacgaacgaacgaaataaTTGTCCATCGTGTTCTCTAAAATTGAAGAACCGCATTGCCGGAGCACCTGCTCGCAATAAATACCTCAACCGGTCCGCGCGGATGCTGTAAACCGCAACAATGCAAGTTCACCGGTAAATTAGTTCCATCAAATCAGGATTTCCTAAGCCCGCATCGACTTCCTTCTTCCAGTAACCCAGATATATCGGTTCCGGTAAAAGCGGCGCGTTCGAACACGGCCGAGCGATCGCGTCGATAACGATCCCGTTTCCTCGATCCTCGTAACACCCGTGCGGCCAGTTTCGTGATCCTTTGATAATCATCGTGATCGGACTCGCGTCACGGTCCACCGGGAACACCGGATTTAATTACACCGTAAATTCGCGAGTATTGGAACAAGCTGCTGGCGAGGCGATGAATGCTCTCGACAGGGTTTCGATTGGAATCGAAGATTATCGCGCGGaaggcaagagagagagagagagagagagagagagagagagagtgtgtgcaTCGGAGGTTTAGGCCTCCGGGAGCATAGTGATCGAGGCCTTCTACGCACCCCTGTTCGATCGTGGATCTCGCATCCCCGCGCTTTGCCTCAGGTATGGGCCGAATCCAGCGAACAGCTGACTATAGTCCTGTGCCGAGCATGCTGCCAGCACCGCGAAGACAAGGACCAGCAGGCTTGTCTGAAACAGACGCGCAGAAATCGGTTGCGTTAATTCCCATCAGTGGCAGGATGTTCTCGAGACAGCGCGAAATATTTTAAACGTTTTTATgctatttgtttcgaaagctTGTCGGCCgcagaaaaattcaagtcgatACTTAATTTAAGTCGATATTTATTCCATCGAAAGCAGGACATTTTTTAATCAGAGATGGACCACTCGAAACCTCGAAATCCCTCGGAACTCCTGaacttattaaataataattggtATAAATAAATTACGAGGGTATTGTGATGATATAAATTAACTTTTGTTCAGCCAACAATGATCCAATCGAGTTCGCGTTTAGACTTTGGACGCGTTTTAATTGGTACGATTACACCAATCGATTACGATCGTTTATATCGAGAAGACAATTATATTGTAGCTACGTTTAATTTTCGTCCGATTATGTTCAATAATTAACTTGATTTAGATACTCGTCCAATTAGATATTCGTTAGAAAAATAAAGAAGAGAATAAGCATCGCGGGTTTCGAGAGTTTCGAAAGCTCACGAAATTTCAGATTCGTGTTTCGCGAATTTAGAAATCAGATTTCGACCCGATCGCTGTTTTCGatggcttcgtgccctaattaGGCTCATTTGGATTCTCGAGTGGCCGTGTTCTTATATAATTTCCGAACGTATCCTCTGCGCGAGCTGTTACATAATTATGGACCGAATAGATTTTCGCTATCGGCTGGAACAAAATTGAGcaacatgaacaatttagaaatAGCTTCTATCGCCGGCGTAATATTTCTTTTTACAATTGCTctaacaataacagcaagaataaTAACGATGGAATGTCTAGTAAAATAAAGGAAGTAGAAGCGGACAATGTAAAATATTCGCGAGCCTAAAAATCTATAATTAGACTCGCCTCCTTTTTATTCCTGGACCGGCAGAGGCACCGGCGTTCATCTCGAATTCAAAGTAGCCGTCAATGGATCGAGCGCACATAATGCCCGGTTGCATAATACATTATGCAGTAATAAATTTGTAAGAGGAGCCCATCGCACCGGTCCTATTAATTAGCACCGAAACCACGCGCCGCGGGTTTCTTCTGGCGTGGAGCACATCAAGGACCGCAGACGTATTATTCAAATGTCACCAATTACGCATCCTTGATGGCCACCTTTCACTTGGATCTCCGTTCTTTCTCAATCCGGCGAACACACAAAAACCGATCCGCCGTTCGAAATCGCGAACAGAGAGTAGACGAGGAACTCTCCTTTCCATTCTGTTCGGGATCTCGCTCCGTTTCGGGCGCGCTTTTAATTAAAATCCACCcagcccccccccctcccccgcccTGGCCGTCGGTGACGATTTAGGCTCGCTCGGAATATCTCCAGCGCCGGAAACGTCTGTAATTAATGGCCGCGTATTCCGGGAACGCGGCCGCGAAAAATGATCAACGCGACGAACGGGGCCCGCTTCGTTAGCCGCGAACGATCGCAACCGCGAAATGGATATCTGGGGATACTTTTCCGTGGAACGGCTGTCTTCCGATCGAACGGGTACTTTGCGATCAACTGAACTGTCTCGCACACTGGGTGTTGAAATCCGAACTTGATCAGAGAGAAGATTCCGACACAGAGTCATTTTTATCCTGCAGATTTCCGCGAGGATTCTTTTAAAATCTAAATTAAGGTCTATATTAAATGGTAGAGTTATTATTGACAGCTCTGCGCTAGTTTCTATCGGTgtaaattatttacaaaaagCGGAATGAGGTGAATTCTTGGGAAATTTTGTGGAATTGGAAACTCGTTTTTCTTTCGTCCCGTGTGAAGATTGGTGGCAGGATTTTTACTTGAAAAGGGACTGTATGTTTTTAATTAATGACACAGTTAGTATTGGGATTTTTATGCTAATTTGTACGGATtattttatagaaatattttataatcgAAATGAGGAGGCAGTTTCTTTTGTTGGAGACTAATGAAGCTCAATGAACTGTCAGCATGGCCAACACATAATTTCTTCAGCTCGTACACCGAAATTGACGTATGCTTTGTTTGATAAAAGATAATTTTATACCGtgcaaattattaattaattaattattaaattcatcTATGAAAGATAAAATTGTCGACTGCAGCTTCAGCTCGAACAGTTAAGTTGCTGGACAACGTGTACTCTGTTATTCGACAGAGAATAACATTCTATAAAGACAATATACCCGACACACTGCAATAATTTTACCAAAAAAGGACATAATTGTCAGCCGCGGCAGCAGCCAGCAAAATGAAATTGGAAAGCACCGTCCGTTTAATTTCCTAGCGATTCGAGCCTGCCGAGATAACTCGTGACCTCAGAACGCTTCCAGCGCGTAGAAACGGAAAGATTTATCGTGACCACGGTGGACACCCGTTAGGCTACCGGGCGCAGCGTGCGCGACAATTTTTACGATCGGTTCGTTGGTCGGCTAACAATGCATGAAAATTTATGGGCCAATAGCAGCGGAATAAAATCAGCGGTGTAAGTGCTCATTCGGCGGCCGTTAGCCTGCGCGAACATTTCTATCGCGTCGAaagcgagccgagccgagccgcgctcGACGAGATCTCCTCGTAAAGCGTTACTTAATAAATTAACGTCCCTGGGATGAATTACGACGGACAATGTTCCCGGCAAAAACGGCCCATTACCGCGCAA
Protein-coding regions in this window:
- the Wat gene encoding worker-enriched antennal transcript isoform X3; protein product: MGLLQTSLLVLVFAVLAACSAQDYSQLFAGFGPYLRQSAGMRDPRSNRGPVLFPPGPPPNSADTSGVVAGASGYGFVPPNQVL